Proteins encoded within one genomic window of Paramisgurnus dabryanus chromosome 11, PD_genome_1.1, whole genome shotgun sequence:
- the LOC135729572 gene encoding uncharacterized protein encodes MKACCVLGCYSRIYDRHGNRISKEVRFFTFPTWKKHFGPQISDITKRRRMAWVAAVRRKSITFNNVSRNSVVCSRHFHKGKPAYEMIECDPDWAPSLHLGHTEVKATNCGRFERSLRRQRALAGKNRAPNVTPLDQAVYNEKTKKVMQQDVEKEQSRQDDIAQNPDNHSTQECDLCKCRQDEINHLLEENRQLKHELDKSKITEEFFKYDDVKVKYYTGLPSYAIFQVVLSNVTQFLPGKFKRKLTCFQMLLLTFMRLRLDLPIQHIAHLFNVDRSTVSTAFKQTVSVLYSRLSPLVHWPDRESLQVSMPHQFVEIFGNHFAAIVDCFEVSIERPSNLQARAQTSSNFIKDGLTLKYLISITPQGVISFISKGFGGRTSDKQITENCGFLDKLLPGDIVLADRGFDIKESVGLMCAEVKIPAFTKGQRQLEAKDVEDMTSIAHLRIHLERVIGVVRHKYKILSSTIPISMVLPCDRENVTFLDKIVTVCCALVNMCPSVVQ; translated from the exons ATGAAAGCTTGCTGTGTACTTGGCTGCTATAGTCGCATTTATGACCGGCATGGAAACCGAATTTCAAAGGAAGTGCGATTTTTCACCTTTCCAACTTGGAAAAAGCACTTTGGACCTCAGATCTCCGACATAACAAAACGGCGTCGCATGGCATGGGTTGCAGCAGTAAGACGGAAAAGCATCACCTTCAACAACGTTTCCCGAAACTCGGTTGTTTGTTCACGGCATTTTCACAAGG GGAAACCAGCCTATGAAATGATAGAGTGTGATCCCGACTGGGCACCATCATTACATCTCGGACACACAGAAGTTAAAGCAACGAACTGTGGGCGGTTTGAACGGAGTCTTAGGAGACAGCGCGCTCTTGCCGGGAAAAACAGAGCACCTAACGTTACTCCACTGGATCAAGCT GTATACAATGAGAAAACTAAGAAGGTGATGCAGCAGGACGTAGAAAAGGAGCAATCACGACAAGATGACATTGCACAAAATCCTGATAACCACAGTACACAAGAATGTGATCTCTGCAAGTGCAGGCAAGATGAAATTAACCATCTACTAGAAGAAAACAGGCAGCTGAAGCATGAACTTGATAAATCCAAAATCACAGAGGAGTTTTTTAAGTATGATGATGTTAAAGTAAAATATTACACTGGACTTCCAAGCTATGCCATTTTTCAGGTTGTTTTGTCGAATGTAACACAGTTTTTGCCTGGAAAGTTTAAAAGAAAGTTGACATGTTTTCAGATGCTCCTTCTTACATTCATGCGTCTGAGATTGGATTTGCCAATCCAGCACATCGCTCATCTTTTCAATGTGGACCGATCAACTGTTAGTACTGCATTTAAGCAAACGGTGAGTGTTTTGTACTCCCGCTTGTCTCCACTGGTGCACTGGCCAGACAGAGAGAGTTTGCAAGTCAGTATGCCGCATCAGTTCGTGGAGATATTTGGAAATCATTTTGCTGCCATTGTGGACTGCTTTGAAGTTTCTATAGAAAGACCATCAAATCTTCAAGCAAGGGCACAAACATCATCAAACTTCATCAAAGATGGTCTCACACTGAAGTACCTCATAAGCATTACTCCACAAGGAGTCATTTCTTTCATCTCTAAAGGGTTTGGTGGGCGCACTAGTGACAAACAAATAACTGAGAACTGTGGTTTTCTAGATAAACTGCTGCCAGGGGACATAGTGTTAGCGGATAGAGGGTTTGACATTAAAGAGAGTGTGGGATTGATGTGTGCTGAAGTGAAAATACCAGCATTTACAAAGGGGCAACGTCAGCTGGAAGCAAAGGATGTGGAGGACATGACAAGCATTGCACACCTCAGAATTCACCTGGAGAGAGTCATCGGTGTTGTACGCCACAAATACAAAATCCTTTCTTCAACTATTCCTATCAGTATGGTGCTGCCATGTGACCGTGAGAATGTAacatttttagacaaaatagtTACAGTTTGCTGTGCTCTGGTAAACATGTGTCCAAGTGTTGTACAATGA